One window of the Geminocystis sp. M7585_C2015_104 genome contains the following:
- a CDS encoding pyridoxamine 5'-phosphate oxidase family protein — protein MCEEIAPWRPVLEKALRRNREVNHSKYIQLATVTAQGYPANRTVVFRGFLENTNYLQMVTDKRSQKYEDLKINPMAEICWYFTKTREQFRIRGVVRIVEELGDDSNVGQEEIRPYLEARRKAWENLSDNGKEQFFWPTPGKERKKKWDWGDWKAEATATPANFCLLLLQPLLVDHLQLRGNPQNRYIYTLKGGKWEWQEVNP, from the coding sequence ATGTGTGAGGAAATAGCACCTTGGCGTCCCGTCCTGGAGAAAGCCCTAAGGCGAAATCGGGAAGTAAATCACAGTAAATATATACAGCTAGCTACAGTAACTGCCCAGGGTTATCCGGCTAATAGGACAGTGGTGTTTAGGGGGTTTTTAGAAAATACTAATTATCTGCAAATGGTTACGGACAAAAGGAGTCAAAAGTACGAGGATTTAAAAATAAATCCCATGGCAGAGATATGTTGGTACTTTACAAAAACTAGGGAACAATTTAGAATCAGGGGGGTGGTAAGAATAGTAGAAGAGTTGGGGGATGACAGTAATGTGGGGCAGGAGGAGATAAGACCTTACTTGGAAGCGAGAAGAAAAGCGTGGGAGAATTTGAGTGACAATGGTAAGGAACAGTTTTTTTGGCCTACACCCGGAAAAGAGAGAAAGAAAAAATGGGATTGGGGCGATTGGAAAGCAGAGGCCACAGCAACGCCGGCCAACTTTTGTTTGTTGCTATTACAACCACTATTGGTGGACCATTTACAGTTAAGGGGCAACCCTCAAAATCGTTACATTTACACTCTCAAGGGGGGAAAATGGGAGTGGCAAGAGGTTAATCCCTAG
- a CDS encoding glycosyl hydrolase family 57 — protein sequence MTTYTIVDIPPIAGEEERILSIVNHSEPVYLPITNIDPNKIRSGFACALHMHQPIIPAGPNGALISNLQYMFEHPHEGDNHNAGPFTWCYRRMGDFIPELVNNGCNPRIMLDYSGNLLWGFQQMNRHDILDNLKKITCDPRYHVYVEWLGTMWSHAVAPSTPIPDLKLHMLAWQHHFASIFGEDALRRVKGFSPPEMHLPNHPDTAYEYIKALKECSYRWLLVQEHSVERLDGSGLRHDDKYIPNRLVARNSKGEEISITALIKTQGSDTKLVAQMQPYYEAKGRGRQNIGDVSVPSCVTQIADGENGGVMMNEYPGAFHPVWYQIRDNFEGVVGLNGTEYIELVESLGVKPEDYPVCQPVGQHRIWAKVGDNITPENVEKAIEELKKEDPRFHMEGASWTNNISWVRGYENVLGPMNELSAKFHEKFDPLVAQNPGYTKTREYQQALLYNLLVQTSCFRYWGQGKWTEYAQQLYRRGIELCQ from the coding sequence ATGACCACCTACACCATAGTAGACATTCCCCCCATCGCCGGCGAAGAGGAGAGAATATTGTCCATTGTTAACCACTCTGAGCCAGTATATTTGCCCATCACCAACATAGACCCCAATAAAATCCGTTCTGGATTCGCCTGTGCCCTCCACATGCACCAACCAATAATCCCGGCAGGACCAAATGGAGCCCTAATATCCAATCTTCAGTACATGTTTGAACACCCCCACGAGGGCGACAACCATAATGCCGGCCCCTTCACCTGGTGCTATCGTCGTATGGGAGACTTCATCCCCGAGTTGGTCAACAACGGTTGTAATCCCCGAATCATGTTAGACTACTCGGGTAACTTGTTATGGGGATTCCAGCAGATGAATCGCCATGACATCCTCGACAATCTGAAAAAAATCACTTGTGATCCCCGCTATCATGTGTATGTGGAATGGCTGGGGACTATGTGGTCCCATGCAGTGGCCCCCTCAACGCCAATCCCCGATTTGAAGCTACATATGCTGGCCTGGCAACATCATTTTGCCTCCATTTTCGGGGAAGATGCCCTCAGGAGGGTAAAGGGCTTCTCACCACCAGAAATGCATCTGCCTAACCATCCCGATACCGCCTATGAGTATATTAAAGCCCTAAAGGAATGTAGTTATAGGTGGTTGCTAGTACAGGAACACTCCGTAGAACGTCTTGATGGCTCTGGTTTACGCCACGACGACAAGTATATTCCCAATAGACTAGTGGCACGCAATTCCAAGGGAGAGGAAATCAGTATCACTGCCTTGATCAAAACTCAGGGCTCGGATACTAAACTCGTAGCACAAATGCAACCCTACTATGAGGCCAAGGGAAGGGGCAGACAGAATATAGGCGATGTGTCTGTCCCCTCCTGTGTCACCCAGATTGCCGACGGGGAAAATGGTGGTGTGATGATGAATGAGTATCCCGGCGCCTTCCATCCCGTGTGGTATCAAATCCGCGACAATTTTGAAGGGGTAGTGGGGTTGAATGGCACTGAGTATATCGAGCTGGTGGAATCCCTGGGTGTCAAACCAGAAGACTATCCTGTCTGTCAGCCGGTGGGACAACACAGGATTTGGGCCAAGGTGGGGGATAACATTACCCCGGAAAATGTAGAGAAAGCCATCGAGGAGTTGAAAAAAGAAGATCCCCGTTTTCACATGGAGGGGGCATCTTGGACCAATAATATCAGTTGGGTACGGGGTTACGAGAACGTTTTAGGCCCCATGAATGAACTTAGTGCTAAATTCCATGAGAAATTTGATCCCCTCGTGGCACAAAATCCTGGCTACACTAAAACCAGGGAGTATCAACAGGCCCTATTGTACAACCTGCTGGTACAAACCAGTTGTTTCCGTTATTGGGGCCAGGGCAAATGGACGGAATACGCCCAACAATTGTATCGCCGCGGCATTGAATTGTGCCAATAG